The Alphaproteobacteria bacterium DNA window CTAGCCCCGCCGGCGTCCGCGCGACGACAGACGAGCCGCCGGTTCCCGGCGGCTTTTTTGTTGTCTTCCCTTCCCCCGGAGGGGGAAGGTGGCGCGCAGCGACGGAAGGGGGATGTCGAAGACGAACACCGATGTCGTTGAGACATCCCCCTTCCGCCCTTCGGGCACCTTCCCCCTCCTGGGGAAGGCAGGGGAGAGCGCGATGGCCAGGGCGACACACACGATCATCCGCGGCGGCAGGCTGCTCGACATCCGCGGCCACGCCGCGCCCAGGGCCGATATCCTGGTCAAGGGCGACAGCATCGCCGCCATCGGCAAACCGGGCATGCCGGCGCCGGCCGAGGCCGTGCAGATCGACGCGCGCGACCGGCTGATGCACCCCGGCCTGATCAACGGCCATACGCACAGCCACGGCAACCTCGCCAAGGGCATGCTCGATCGCATCACCTTGGAACTGCTGCTGACCGCCGGGCCATGGACCAATGGCAACCGCACGCTGGAGGACAAGTACCTCTCCGCCACGATCGGCGCGGCCGAGATGGTGCTCAAGGGCTGCACCGCCGCCTACGACCTGATCGGCGAGTTCCCGATGCCCTCGCCCGAGGGCCTCGCAGCCGTCGGCCAGGCCTATCGCGATGTCGGCATGCGCGCCGTCGTGGCGCCGATGGTCGCCGATCTCAGCTTCTTCGAGGCGATCCCCGGCCTGATCGACCGCCTCTCACCCGGTCTGCAAAAGGACGTCGAGCGCTTCCGGCTCGCGCCCTACAAGTCGAGCGTCGCGGCGATGCGCAGGACACTGAACGGCTGGAAGCTCGATCGCCACGACATCGGCATGGCCGTCGCGCCGACCATCCCGCATCACTGCTCCGATGACTTCCTGCGCGCCTGCCTGAGGCTGGCGCACGATTTCGGCGTCGGCCTGCACAGCCATGTCGCGGAGTCCAAGGTGCAGGCGGTGGTCGGCTACCAGCGCTATGGCAGAACATTGCTGGCACATATGGATTCCCTGGGCCTCGTCGGCCCGGGTTTCACCGTGGCGCATGGCGTCTGGCTCGACGACGACGACAACAGGCTTCTGGGCGACAAGGGCGGCTCGGTCTCGCACAACCCCGGCAGCAACATGCGGCTGGGCAACGGGCTCGCCGACATGCGCGGCATGCTCGACAGGAAGGTGAACGTCGGCATCGGCACCGATGGCGCCAGCTGCTCCGACAACCAGAACATGTACGAGAACATGCGGCTGGCCTCGATGGTCTCGAAATCGCGCGGGCCGGAGTGGCAGCGCTGGGTCACAACCGAGGAGGTGCTGGAAGCCGCCACCGTCGGCAGCGCCCGCGCGCTGGGCTTCGGCGACAGGATCGGGCGCGTCGCCGAGGGCTACAAGGCCGACATCGTGTTCCTCGACCTGCACCATGTGAACTGGATCCCGTTCAACGATCCGACCAACCAGATCGTGCACACCGAGGACGGCTCGGCCGTGCACTCGGTGATGATCGGCGGTCGCATGGTGGTCGAGAACCGCCGGCTGCTTTCTCTCGACATGGCCGACCTCGCACGCAAGGCCGAGGCGGCGCGGGCGCGCCTGTCGGCGGCGAACAAGCCGTCGAAGCTGCTCTACGAGCGGCTCGAGAAGATCGTCGGCACGTTCTGCCCCGGCCTGGCCAAGACGCCGCTGCACATCGACCGCTTCGGCGGCGGCCAGCACCACCACGCGCACTGGCATTGACGTATTCTGTCATCCCGAGCGCATCGAGGGATTCAGGCCGACCCTGGGTCCCTCGCTGCGCTCGGGACGACAGCTTTGGCTAGCCGCTCAACAACGCCTCGATCGCCCGCTCCAGCTCGAGCACGTCGACGACATCGGCGTCGGGCGCCTCGCTCGGGCTGCGCGGCTGCTGGCGCGCGTGGCGGCCGGAGCGGAAGCGGATAGCCGCCATGCCCAGCGCCTTGGCCGGCGCAATGTCGTTGTCGATGCGGTCGCCGACCATGATGCAGCGCTGCGGCGGGACGCCAAGTGCCTGGGCGGCGCCAAGGAAGATCGCCGCATCCGGCTTGCGCACGCCGACCACTTCGCTCAGCGCGAGATGCGTGAAGTGCCGCCCGATGCCGGCCCGCTGAAGCCGATCAACGGCGCTGGCGGACTGATTGGCGACGATCGCCAGCTTCAGGCCCCGCACCACGAGTCGTTGCAGCAGCGCGTCGATGCCCGGGCGCAGCTGGAAAGTGTCAAGGCCGGACAGGGTCTCACGCACGCGCCGGCGAACGCGCGCGCTGGCCCGGGGATCGCCGCCGCACAGCGATTCGACCATGTGGGTATAGGCGTCCGACGCGAAGACCTCGACGGCGCGACGGCTGGCGGCGGCCAGCATCTCCTCGTCGACACGGATGCCCTCGAGCGCGCAAGCCGCGGCGATCGCCGAATCGACCGCGATCTCCCACGCGAACTCCATGTCGAGCGGGCCGCCGACATCGAAGAGGATCGCCTCATAGGCGCGGGTCATGACCACAATCCTTCTCCCCGCCTGCGCGGGGAGAAGGCAAATCAGTGCATTCTCTCCAGCGCCTTGACGATGTTCTCGCACATCACCTTGGCGTCGGCGAACAGCATCATGGTGTTGTCGCGGAAGAACAGCTCGTTCTCGACGCCGGCATAGCCCGCCGCCATGCCGCGCTTGACGAACAGCACGGTCTGCGCCCGCTCGACATCGAGGATCGGCATGCCGTAGATCGCGCTCTTCGGGTCGGTCTTTGCCGCCGGGTTCGTCACGTCGTTGGCACCAATGACGAAGGCCACGTCAGTGCTCGGAAAGTCGCGGTTGATGTCCTCGAGCTCGAAGACCTCGTCGTAGGGCACGTTGGCTTCGGCCAGCAGCACGTTCATGTGGCCGGGCATGCGCCCCGCGACCGGATGGACGGCGTAGCGGACGTCGACGCCCTTCTTCTTCAGGATGTCGGCCATCTCGCGCAGCGCGTGCTGGGCCTGGGCCACCGCCATGCCGTACCCCGGCACGATGATCACCGAGCCGGCATTGGACATCAGGAAGGCCGCGTCGTCGGCCGACCCCGGCTTGACCGGCTTCTCGTTCTTGGTACCACCGACCACCGTGCCCGAATCGGTGCCGAAGCCGCCCAGGATCACGTTGAAGATCGAGCGGTTCATGCCCTTGCACATGATGTAGCTCAGGATCGCGCCCGAGCTGCCGACCAGCGCACCGGTGACGATCAGCGCGGTATTCGCCAGCGTGAAGCCGATGCCGGCGGCCGCCCAGCCCGAGTAGGAGTTCAGCATCGACACGACGACCGGCATGTCGGCGCCGCCGATCGGCAGGATCAGCAGGAAGCCGAGCAGCAGCGAGATCGCGATCAGCAGCACGAAGGCCGACGGCGAGCTCTTGGCGGCGAACCAAACCAGCAGCGCCACCATGCCCAGGCCGAGCAGCGCATTGAGGAAATGCTGGCCGCGGAAGACCAGCGGCGCGCCCGACACCAGGCCCTGCAACTTGGTAAAGGCGACGACCGAGCCGGTGAAGGTGATGGCGCCGATCGCCGTGCCCAGGCCCATCTCGACCAGGCTGCCGACATGAATCTTGCCCCGCGCGCCCAGGCCGAATGCCTCGGGCGAGATGAAGGCGGCGGCGGCCACGAAAACCGCCGCCAGGCCCACGAGGGAATGGAACGCGGCCACCAGCTGCGGCAGCGCCTTCATCTCGATGCGCATGGCGATGAACGTGCCGATCGCGCCGCCAACCAGCAGGCCGACGGCGATCAGCGTGTAGCTGACGACGCCGGGGGTGGCGATGGTGACACCGATGGCGATGGCCATTCCGACGATGCCCCAGCGGTTGCCGCCACGCGACGATTCGGGCGAGGACAGCCCGCGCAGCGACATGATGAAGCAGATAGCCGCGATCAGGTAGCCATAGGAGGCGAGGTCCTGGGTCATGGTCCTTGTCCGCCCCTACTTCTTCGCCGCCGCCGGCTTCTTCTTGAACATCGCCAGCATGCGATGCGTGACGATGAAGCCGCCGAAGATGTTCACGGCGGCGAGCGTCACGGCGATGAAGCCGAAGAGCTGCGGCCAGCCGAAGCCCTTCAGGCCCGCGGCCAGCAGCGCGCCGACGATGATCACCGAGGAGACCGCGTTGGTGACGGCCATCAGCGGCGAGTGCAACGCCGGCGTCACCCGCCAGACCACGTAGTAGCCGACGAAGCAGGCCAAGGCGAAGATCGTCAGCAGGGTGATGAAGGGCGTTTGAGCCCCGCCGGCGACCGCGCCTGGCAGGGTGGCGGCGGCCGCCGCCGCCTCGTCGGCAAAGCCGGCGACGGCCCTGGCGAGTTCCGCGGCCTGCTTGGCGAGGTCGGCCGCCTTGGCGGCGAGTTCGTCGTTCATGATGGGCTCACTCGGCCGGCTGGAGCTGGGGATGGACGATGGCGCCGTCATGGGTGATCAGCGCACCCTTGACGACCTCGTCGTCCATGTTGAGCGCGATCGCCTTGGTCTCCTTGTCGACCAGCGGCGTGACGAAGGCCAGCAGGTTGCGGGCGAACAGGTTGCTGGCGTCCGTGGCGAGGCTGGCCGGCAGGTTCCACGGGCCGATGATCTTGACGCCGTTGTGCAGCACCGTCTCGCCCTGGCGCGACAGCGGGCAGTTGCCGCCCTGCTCGACCGCCATGTCGAGGATCACCGAGCCCGGCTTCATCGACTTCACCATGTCCTCGCTGACCAGCACCGGCGCCTTGCGGCCGGGGATCAGCGCCGTGGTGATGACGATGTCCTGCGTCCTGATGTGCTCGGCGACCAGCGCCGCCTGCTTGGCGCGGTACTCCGCCGACATCTCCTTGGCGTAGCCGCCGGCGGTCTCGGCCGCCTTGAACTCCTCGTCCTCGACGGCGACGAATTTCGCGCCCAGCGACTGCACCTGCTCCTTGGTCGCGGGCCGCACGTCGGTGGCGGTGACGATCGCGCCCAGGCGGCGCGCGGTGGCGATGGCCTGCAGGCCCGCGACGCCGACGCCCATGATGAACACGCGCGCCGGCACCACCGTGCCGGCCGGAGTCATCATCTGCGGGAAGGCGCGAGTGAAAGCGGCGGCGCAGTCGATCACCGCCTTGTAGCCCGCGAGGTTGGCCTGCGAGCTCAGGATGTCCATGGACTGCGCGCGGGTGATGCGCGGCGTCAGCTCGAGCGCGAATGCCGAGATCTTCGCCGTCATCAGCGCGTCGACCAGCGGCTTGTTGACCATGGCGCCCAGCGGCGCCAGCAGCACGGCGCCGGGCTTCATGAGCGCGACCTCGTCGACGCCCTCGTCCGCCATCATCGGCCGCTGCACCTTGAAGATCACGTCGGCGTCGCCGAGCGCGCTGGCCACGTCGGGCGCGATCTCGGCGCCGGCATCGGCGTAGGCCTGGTCGAGATAGGCGGCCTGCACGCCGGCCCCGCTCTCGATCACGACCTCGAACCCCAGCCCCTTGAGTTTCTTGACGCTTTCGGGGGTCGCGGCAACACGGGTCT harbors:
- a CDS encoding amidohydrolase family protein, with amino-acid sequence MARATHTIIRGGRLLDIRGHAAPRADILVKGDSIAAIGKPGMPAPAEAVQIDARDRLMHPGLINGHTHSHGNLAKGMLDRITLELLLTAGPWTNGNRTLEDKYLSATIGAAEMVLKGCTAAYDLIGEFPMPSPEGLAAVGQAYRDVGMRAVVAPMVADLSFFEAIPGLIDRLSPGLQKDVERFRLAPYKSSVAAMRRTLNGWKLDRHDIGMAVAPTIPHHCSDDFLRACLRLAHDFGVGLHSHVAESKVQAVVGYQRYGRTLLAHMDSLGLVGPGFTVAHGVWLDDDDNRLLGDKGGSVSHNPGSNMRLGNGLADMRGMLDRKVNVGIGTDGASCSDNQNMYENMRLASMVSKSRGPEWQRWVTTEEVLEAATVGSARALGFGDRIGRVAEGYKADIVFLDLHHVNWIPFNDPTNQIVHTEDGSAVHSVMIGGRMVVENRRLLSLDMADLARKAEAARARLSAANKPSKLLYERLEKIVGTFCPGLAKTPLHIDRFGGGQHHHAHWH
- a CDS encoding HAD family hydrolase is translated as MTRAYEAILFDVGGPLDMEFAWEIAVDSAIAAACALEGIRVDEEMLAAASRRAVEVFASDAYTHMVESLCGGDPRASARVRRRVRETLSGLDTFQLRPGIDALLQRLVVRGLKLAIVANQSASAVDRLQRAGIGRHFTHLALSEVVGVRKPDAAIFLGAAQALGVPPQRCIMVGDRIDNDIAPAKALGMAAIRFRSGRHARQQPRSPSEAPDADVVDVLELERAIEALLSG
- a CDS encoding NAD(P)(+) transhydrogenase (Re/Si-specific) subunit beta, which translates into the protein MTQDLASYGYLIAAICFIMSLRGLSSPESSRGGNRWGIVGMAIAIGVTIATPGVVSYTLIAVGLLVGGAIGTFIAMRIEMKALPQLVAAFHSLVGLAAVFVAAAAFISPEAFGLGARGKIHVGSLVEMGLGTAIGAITFTGSVVAFTKLQGLVSGAPLVFRGQHFLNALLGLGMVALLVWFAAKSSPSAFVLLIAISLLLGFLLILPIGGADMPVVVSMLNSYSGWAAAGIGFTLANTALIVTGALVGSSGAILSYIMCKGMNRSIFNVILGGFGTDSGTVVGGTKNEKPVKPGSADDAAFLMSNAGSVIIVPGYGMAVAQAQHALREMADILKKKGVDVRYAVHPVAGRMPGHMNVLLAEANVPYDEVFELEDINRDFPSTDVAFVIGANDVTNPAAKTDPKSAIYGMPILDVERAQTVLFVKRGMAAGYAGVENELFFRDNTMMLFADAKVMCENIVKALERMH
- a CDS encoding NAD(P) transhydrogenase subunit alpha, with protein sequence MNDELAAKAADLAKQAAELARAVAGFADEAAAAAATLPGAVAGGAQTPFITLLTIFALACFVGYYVVWRVTPALHSPLMAVTNAVSSVIIVGALLAAGLKGFGWPQLFGFIAVTLAAVNIFGGFIVTHRMLAMFKKKPAAAKK
- a CDS encoding Re/Si-specific NAD(P)(+) transhydrogenase subunit alpha, with translation MKIAVPKERRPHETRVAATPESVKKLKGLGFEVVIESGAGVQAAYLDQAYADAGAEIAPDVASALGDADVIFKVQRPMMADEGVDEVALMKPGAVLLAPLGAMVNKPLVDALMTAKISAFALELTPRITRAQSMDILSSQANLAGYKAVIDCAAAFTRAFPQMMTPAGTVVPARVFIMGVGVAGLQAIATARRLGAIVTATDVRPATKEQVQSLGAKFVAVEDEEFKAAETAGGYAKEMSAEYRAKQAALVAEHIRTQDIVITTALIPGRKAPVLVSEDMVKSMKPGSVILDMAVEQGGNCPLSRQGETVLHNGVKIIGPWNLPASLATDASNLFARNLLAFVTPLVDKETKAIALNMDDEVVKGALITHDGAIVHPQLQPAE